A single region of the Kocuria rosea genome encodes:
- the rpsQ gene encoding 30S ribosomal protein S17 produces the protein MTEQINNEAEQADERGDRKSRRGYVVSDKMDKTVVVQLQDNVKHSLYGKVMRRSSKVKAHDEQNAAGVGDLVLISETRPLSATKRWRIVEILEKAK, from the coding sequence GTGACCGAGCAGATCAACAACGAGGCCGAGCAGGCCGACGAGCGCGGTGACCGCAAGAGCCGTCGTGGCTACGTGGTCTCCGACAAGATGGACAAGACCGTCGTGGTGCAGCTGCAGGACAACGTCAAGCACTCGCTGTACGGCAAGGTCATGCGCCGCTCCTCGAAGGTCAAGGCCCACGACGAGCAGAACGCCGCCGGCGTCGGCGACCTCGTCCTGATCTCCGAGACCCGCCCGCTGTCCGCGACCAAGCGGTGGCGGATCGTGGAGATCCTCGAGAAGGCCAAGTGA
- the rplN gene encoding 50S ribosomal protein L14, with translation MIQQESRLKVADNTGAKEILTIRVLGGSGRRYAGIGDIIVATVKDAIPGGNVKKGDVVKAVIVRTKKERRRPDGSYIKFDENAAVILKNDGDPRGTRIFGPVGRELRDKKFMKIISLAPEVL, from the coding sequence GTGATTCAGCAGGAGTCGCGACTGAAGGTCGCCGACAACACGGGTGCGAAGGAAATCCTCACCATCCGTGTTCTCGGTGGATCCGGACGTCGCTACGCAGGCATCGGCGACATCATCGTCGCCACCGTCAAGGACGCGATCCCCGGCGGGAACGTGAAGAAGGGCGACGTGGTCAAGGCCGTGATCGTCCGTACCAAGAAGGAGCGCCGTCGTCCGGACGGCTCCTACATCAAGTTCGACGAGAACGCCGCAGTGATCCTGAAGAACGACGGTGACCCCCGTGGTACCCGCATCTTCGGCCCCGTGGGCCGTGAGCTGCGCGACAAGAAGTTCATGAAGATCATCTCGCTGGCCCCGGAGGTGCTCTGA
- the rplX gene encoding 50S ribosomal protein L24, translating to MAKFKIKTGDLVQVISGSKDNKGKQGKVLRVIPETSRVVVEGINVITRHRKASMQGEAGGIDKVEAPIHVSNVALVDPETNKPTRVGHRTETVERDGRQKTVRVRVSKSTGKDL from the coding sequence ATGGCGAAGTTCAAGATCAAGACCGGCGACCTGGTGCAGGTCATCTCCGGCAGCAAGGACAACAAGGGCAAGCAGGGCAAGGTCCTGCGCGTGATCCCCGAGACCTCCCGCGTGGTCGTGGAGGGCATCAACGTGATCACCCGCCACCGCAAGGCCTCCATGCAGGGCGAAGCCGGCGGCATCGACAAGGTCGAGGCCCCGATCCACGTGTCCAACGTGGCGCTCGTGGACCCGGAGACCAACAAGCCGACCCGCGTCGGCCACCGCACCGAGACCGTGGAGCGCGACGGACGCCAGAAGACCGTCCGCGTCCGCGTCTCCAAGAGCACCGGCAAGGACCTGTGA
- the rplE gene encoding 50S ribosomal protein L5: protein MTETTEISVSPRFKDKYQETVVPALQEQFGYGNVMEIPRVVKVVVNMGVGDAAKDSKLIDGAVRDLTAITGQKPLVTRAKKSIAQFKLREGMPIGAHTTLRGDRMWEFLDRLVTLALPRIRDFRGLSDRQFDGNGNYTFGLTEQSMFHEIDQDRIDRVRGMDITVVTTAKTDDEGRALLKALGFPFKTN, encoded by the coding sequence ATGACCGAAACCACCGAGATCAGCGTGTCCCCGCGCTTCAAGGACAAGTACCAGGAGACCGTCGTGCCCGCGCTGCAGGAGCAGTTCGGCTACGGCAACGTCATGGAGATCCCGCGCGTCGTCAAGGTCGTCGTGAACATGGGTGTCGGTGACGCCGCGAAGGACTCGAAGCTCATCGACGGCGCCGTCCGCGACCTCACCGCCATCACGGGCCAGAAGCCGCTCGTGACCCGGGCGAAGAAGTCCATCGCGCAGTTCAAGCTCCGCGAGGGCATGCCGATCGGCGCGCACACCACGCTGCGCGGCGACCGCATGTGGGAGTTCCTCGACCGCCTGGTGACCCTGGCCCTGCCGCGCATCCGCGACTTCCGCGGTCTGTCCGACCGCCAGTTCGACGGCAACGGCAACTACACCTTCGGCCTCACCGAGCAGTCCATGTTCCACGAGATCGACCAGGACCGCATCGACCGGGTCCGCGGCATGGACATCACGGTGGTCACCACCGCGAAGACCGACGACGAGGGCCGCGCGCTGCTGAAGGCGCTCGGCTTCCCCTTCAAGACCAACTAA
- the rpsH gene encoding 30S ribosomal protein S8 — translation MTMTDPVADMLTRLRNANSAYHDSVSMPYSKLKARVADILKAEGYIADYKEEAAEVGKTLTLSLKFGPNRERSIAGVRRISKPGLRVYAKSTNLPKVLGGLGIAILSTSSGLLTDKQASKKGVGGEVLAYVW, via the coding sequence ATGACAATGACAGATCCTGTCGCGGACATGCTGACGCGTCTGCGCAACGCCAACTCCGCCTACCACGACTCCGTGAGCATGCCGTACTCGAAGCTCAAGGCTCGCGTGGCGGACATCCTCAAGGCCGAGGGCTACATCGCGGACTACAAGGAGGAGGCGGCGGAGGTCGGCAAGACCCTCACGCTCTCCCTGAAGTTCGGCCCCAACCGGGAGCGCTCCATCGCGGGCGTCCGGCGCATCTCCAAGCCGGGCCTGCGCGTCTACGCCAAGTCCACCAACCTCCCCAAGGTCCTGGGCGGCCTGGGCATCGCCATCCTGTCCACGTCTTCCGGGCTGCTGACCGACAAGCAGGCCTCGAAGAAGGGCGTGGGCGGCGAAGTCCTCGCGTACGTCTGGTAA
- the rplF gene encoding 50S ribosomal protein L6 produces MSRIGRLPISVPAGVEIKIDGNVVSVKGAKGELQHTVASPITVALDDSTLTVTRPDDERESRSLHGLTRTLIANMIQGVTQGYTKGIEIVGTGYRVQAKGQDLEFALGYSHPITFKAPEGISFAVEGVNKLSVNGIDKQQVGEVAAKIRKLRAPEPYKGKGVRYAGEQIRRKAGKAGK; encoded by the coding sequence ATGTCACGTATCGGACGTCTCCCCATCTCTGTGCCGGCCGGTGTGGAGATCAAGATCGACGGCAACGTCGTCTCCGTCAAGGGCGCCAAGGGCGAGCTGCAGCACACCGTTGCCAGCCCGATCACCGTCGCGCTCGACGACAGCACCCTCACCGTCACCCGACCCGACGACGAGCGCGAGTCCCGCTCGCTGCACGGTCTCACCCGCACCCTGATCGCCAACATGATCCAGGGCGTCACCCAGGGCTACACCAAGGGCATCGAGATCGTCGGCACCGGTTACCGCGTGCAGGCCAAGGGGCAGGACCTCGAGTTCGCCCTCGGCTACAGCCACCCGATCACCTTCAAGGCGCCGGAGGGCATCTCGTTCGCCGTCGAGGGCGTCAACAAGCTCTCGGTCAACGGCATCGACAAGCAGCAGGTCGGCGAGGTCGCCGCCAAGATCCGCAAGCTCCGCGCCCCCGAGCCCTACAAGGGCAAGGGCGTGCGGTACGCCGGCGAGCAGATCCGCCGCAAGGCCGGAAAGGCTGGTAAGTAA
- the rplR gene encoding 50S ribosomal protein L18, whose protein sequence is MALKIKGKSKAAARSRRHVRVRKHLAGTAARPRLVVNRSARHVFVQVVDDTKGVTVASASTMEADLRGADADKTAKAKRVGELVAERAKAAGVESVVFDRGGNKYHGRVAAVADGAREGGLAL, encoded by the coding sequence ATGGCTCTGAAGATCAAGGGCAAGTCCAAGGCCGCCGCCCGCAGCCGCCGCCACGTCCGGGTGCGCAAGCACCTGGCCGGCACGGCCGCGCGCCCGCGCCTGGTCGTCAACCGCTCCGCCCGCCACGTGTTCGTCCAGGTCGTCGACGACACCAAGGGTGTCACCGTGGCCTCGGCCTCCACCATGGAGGCCGACCTGCGCGGCGCCGACGCGGACAAGACCGCCAAGGCCAAGCGCGTGGGTGAGCTCGTGGCCGAGCGCGCCAAGGCCGCCGGTGTCGAATCCGTCGTGTTCGACCGCGGCGGCAACAAGTACCACGGTCGCGTGGCGGCTGTCGCCGACGGCGCCCGCGAAGGAGGTCTGGCACTGTGA
- the rpsE gene encoding 30S ribosomal protein S5 yields the protein MSEQNNEKETQVTEASTASTEATGAQQTTEANRSQDSRGDRGGRGERGGRGERGGRGERGGRGGRGGRDEEKDKFLERVVTINRVSKVVKGGRRFSFTALVVVGDGNGMVGVGYGKAKEVPAAISKGVEEAKKNFFRVPRIEDRTIPHRVQGEAAAGVVMLRPATPGTGVIAGGPVRAVLECAGIHDVLSKSLGSSNQINIVHATIEALRQLEEPAAVAARRGLPMDEVVPGPLLRSIQKAGA from the coding sequence GTGAGCGAGCAGAACAACGAGAAGGAAACCCAGGTGACCGAAGCCAGCACTGCCTCCACGGAGGCGACCGGGGCCCAGCAGACCACCGAGGCCAACCGCTCCCAGGACTCCCGCGGTGACCGCGGGGGCCGTGGCGAGCGCGGCGGCCGCGGTGAGCGCGGGGGCCGTGGCGAGCGCGGCGGCCGCGGTGGCCGCGGCGGCCGCGACGAGGAGAAGGACAAGTTCCTCGAGCGCGTCGTGACCATCAACCGTGTCTCCAAGGTCGTCAAGGGTGGTCGTCGCTTCAGCTTCACCGCCCTCGTCGTCGTCGGCGACGGCAACGGCATGGTCGGCGTCGGCTACGGCAAGGCCAAGGAGGTGCCGGCGGCGATCTCGAAGGGCGTCGAGGAGGCGAAGAAGAACTTCTTCCGCGTCCCGCGCATCGAGGACCGCACGATCCCGCACCGTGTGCAGGGCGAGGCCGCCGCAGGCGTCGTCATGCTGCGCCCGGCGACCCCGGGTACCGGTGTGATCGCCGGTGGTCCGGTCCGTGCCGTGCTCGAGTGCGCCGGCATCCACGACGTGCTGTCGAAGTCCCTCGGCTCGTCGAACCAGATCAACATCGTGCACGCAACCATCGAGGCGCTCCGCCAGCTCGAGGAGCCGGCGGCCGTCGCGGCCCGTCGTGGGCTCCCGATGGACGAGGTCGTCCCCGGTCCGTTGCTGCGCTCGATCCAGAAGGCAGGTGCCTGA
- the rpmD gene encoding 50S ribosomal protein L30 — MSGKRIQPDGTELRITQVRSVVGQKQNMRNTLRSLGLKRPGNVVVRKADGVTAGMVNTVAHLVKVEEAK; from the coding sequence ATGTCCGGCAAGCGTATCCAGCCCGACGGCACGGAGCTGCGCATCACGCAGGTCCGGTCGGTGGTCGGCCAGAAGCAGAACATGCGCAACACCCTGCGGTCCCTCGGCCTCAAGCGGCCGGGCAACGTCGTGGTCCGCAAGGCCGACGGCGTGACCGCGGGCATGGTCAACACCGTCGCCCACCTGGTCAAGGTCGAGGAGGCCAAGTAA
- the rplO gene encoding 50S ribosomal protein L15, with amino-acid sequence MAENTAENTAQSNEKVHALKVHHLRPAPGAKTAKTRVGRGEGSKGKTAGRGTKGTSARYQVKAGFAGGQLPLHMRLPKLRGFKNPFRVEYQVVNLDKLTELFPEGGEVTVESLVARGAVRKNQPVKVLGSGDIAVAVDVKAHAFSGSAAEKIAAAGGSTTAL; translated from the coding sequence ATGGCAGAGAACACTGCTGAGAACACCGCTCAGAGCAACGAGAAGGTGCACGCGCTCAAGGTGCACCACCTGCGTCCGGCCCCGGGCGCGAAGACCGCCAAGACCCGCGTGGGTCGCGGTGAGGGCTCCAAGGGCAAGACCGCCGGCCGCGGCACCAAGGGCACCAGTGCCCGGTACCAGGTCAAGGCGGGCTTCGCGGGCGGGCAGCTTCCGCTGCACATGCGCCTGCCCAAGCTGCGCGGGTTCAAGAACCCGTTCCGCGTGGAGTACCAGGTCGTCAACCTGGACAAGCTCACCGAGCTCTTCCCGGAGGGCGGCGAGGTGACCGTGGAGTCGCTCGTGGCCCGCGGCGCCGTGCGCAAGAACCAGCCCGTCAAGGTCCTGGGCTCCGGCGACATCGCGGTCGCGGTCGACGTGAAGGCGCACGCCTTCTCGGGCTCCGCCGCGGAGAAGATCGCCGCCGCCGGCGGCAGCACCACCGCGCTGTGA